CCGCCGACGGCGCCCTCGCGGCGCTGCTGGGGCCGAGCGCGGGATTCCCCATCCTGCAGCAGTTCAACACGTTCGCGAGCGCGGAGCTGACGGCGTCGGTCGTGCCCTGACGCGAGCGCCGCTCAGGCGCGCCGCTCGCTCCGCGCGAACGCGAGCGCGCCGACCACCGCGAGCGCCGCGAAGAAGAACCACTGGATGGCGTAGCTGCGGTGCGGTCCCTCGTCGAGCGCGGGACGCGGCAGGCGCACGGGCCGGTCCTTCGGCGGATCCCCGGCCGGCGGGTCGAGCACGACGTAGTACGGCGTCACCGGCGCGCCGACCGCTCGCGCGACGGCGCCGCCGTCGAGCCACCGGAACGCGCGCGGCGACGACGCGAGCGCCGCCGCGCCGCGCAGCCGCGTCGGGATCTCGACCCAGCCGTCGGCCGACAGCGTGTCCCCCTCGCGCCACCGGGACAGGTCGACGTCGCTGGCGTTAGGCGAGTACACCCACCCGCGATTCACGAGCACGAGCGTGTCGGTTCCGGCGACGCGCACGGGGGTGAGGATGTTGACGCCCGGCGAGCCCTGGCGCGTCCGATTCACCAGCACGACCTCGCGCCCGTACTCCGGCCGGCCCTCCACGCGCACGCGGCGGTAGTGCGCGGCGCCGGTGTCGACGGGGACGGCGCGCAGCGGCTCCGGCGGCTCGGCCAGACGCGTGGCGACCACGGCATTGCGGGCGCGCCGGCCGCGCAGGCGAGATAGTTGCCATATGCCGAGGCGGACGCACACCGCCGCGACGACGAACGCGAGGACGAGATAGAGCACCATTCGACGGGACATGCAGGCACTCTACTGACTGACGACGATGGGCAACACGGTCTCCCTCGAGGTATCCGCCCACGAGCGGCCCACGCCGCCGCTCCGACCCGCGCCGATGCGGCGGCGCCTGCTGACGCCGGTGTTCCTCGGCCTGTGCGGCGCCGGCGCGGCGCTGTCGTCGCTCGTGCTCGGCGCGTTCCGCGCGGTGGGACTCGATCTCGACCGCGACACCGAGCCGGCGCCACGCTGGTATCCCGACGAGTCCGTGTCGCCGGCCGCGCTCGAGCTGGCGCTCATGGTGACGCCGCTGCGGTCGCACGCCGGGATCGGGGCACGCACGGACCGCGTGGGCGACGCGGTGCGGCGCGCGGGCTGAGCGCCCGCGGCGCCTAACGCGCGCCGCTCACCCGGCGACCGGCCGGGCGCGCCGGAGCAGCGCGTAGAGCGGCAGCGTGACGGCGACGCTCGCCACCGACACGGCGGCGCCGCGCGGGTCGGCCGCCACCACGCCGGCGAGGAACACCGACGACGCGACGACGGCGAGGCCCGTCGTCCACGGATGCCCCCACGCGCGGTACGCGCGCGGCAGCGCGGGCTCGCGGCGGCGCAGCACGAACACCGCGGCGAACGACACGACGTAGCTCGCGACGAACAGGAACGCGCACACCGCGATCACGCGCTCGAACGCGCCGGTCGCCGCGAACAGCGCCGCCACCACGCCGGACACCGCGAGCCCCACGCCCGGCACGCCCGCCGCGCTCACGTCGCCGAGCCGGCGCGGCGCCGCGCCGTCGCGCCCCATCGCGTAGGCCACGCGCGAGGCGAGCAGCAGGTTGGCCACCACGGCGCTCGGCAGCGCGAGCAGCACCAGCCAGTGCACGAGCGACGCGCCGCGCGCGCCGGCGATCGCGCGCGCCACGTCGGCGGCGACGAGCGTCGAGCGTGACATCGCGTCGATGGACAGGACGACGAGGAACGCCGCGTTCACGGCGAGGTAGAGGGCCATGCCGGAGAGCACGCCGCCGAACACCGCGCGCGGCACCTCGCGCCCGGGATCGCGCAGCTCGCCGCTGAAGTAGATGGGCCCCGTCCACCCGTCGTACGCGTAGATGACGCCCTGCAGCGCGAGCACGAACGCCGCCGCCCCGGCGTGCGCGTTCGGCGCGGGGGCGGCGTGCGGGCGCGCGGCGAACACGCACGCCGCGACGAGCGCGAGCAGCGCGACGGCCTTCACCGCGCTCGTCGCGCGCTGGGCGCGGTCGCCCACGCGGACGCCGCGCGAGAGCACCGCGTACGCGACGGCCACGGCGAGCACCGCGATCACCGGCACCGCGCGCGCGCCCGCACCGAGCAGCGCGGCCGCCGACTCGGAGAGCGCGATCGCCACCGCCGCGACGGATCCGGCGGACGACAGCCAGTCGTTCCAGCCGACGACGAAGCCGATGTACGGGCCGAACGCGCGCCGCGCATAGACGTACTGCCCACCCGAGCGCGGCACGGCGACGCCGAGCTCGGAGAGCGCGTTGCCGCCCAGCAGCGCGTACAGCCCGCCGACGACCCACACGCCGAGGAACAGCGCCGGTGTCGGCAGCCGCGCCGCGACGTCGGCGGGGGCGCGCAGGATCCCCGCGCCGATCATGGACCCGATGCCGACCGCGACGCCGAAGCCGACGCCCAGCACCCGACGCAGCGCGCCGGGCGGCTCGTTCTCGCTCACGCGGAGGCGTGAATAGGGCGGCTGTCCTCCTGCCGAGCGTGCACTAGAAGAGCGAGAACTGCTCGCCCAGCTGATCCGGCATGACCGGCGTCTGTCCGAGCAGCCGCTGCAGGTCGCGACCGCTCGCGGGGCTGTGGCCGGCGAAGTGGTTGTTCACGAAGCCGTACGCGGTGCGTACGCGTGGCGCGAGCGCGCGGAGCGCCTGCGCCCATAACTCCAGCTCGCGCGTGCGGTCGACCTGGATGCGCGAGTAGTCGACGATGTCGCGGTTGGGCCCCATCCACCGCAGGTACGCGAAGTCGGCCGTCGGACGCTCGGCGAGCGCGATCATCTGCCGCCGCGGGATCCACCGCGCGTCGGTGAGCGCGAGCGCCACGCCGTGCTCGGCGAGCAGCGCGAGCACGCCGTCGGTCACCCAGCCGCGGTGCCGGAACTCGATCGCGACCGGCACGTCGGACGGCAGCTCGGGGAGGAAGTGGGCCAGCGCCGGCAGCTCGTTAGGCAGGAAGTCGGGCGAGAGCTGCACGAGCACGGCCCCGAGCTTGTCCTCGAGCTCGCGCGCGCGGTCGAAGAAGTGACGCATCGTCTCGAGCGCGGGGCCGCGCAGCCGCGCCTCGTGGGTGATCTCCTGCGGCATCTTCAGCGCGAAGCGGAAATGCGGCGGCACGCGATCGGCCCACCCGCGCACCGTCTTCACCGCCGGCACGGCGTAGAACGTCGAGTCGACCTCCACCGTGTCGAACGCGCGCGCATAGGTGGCGAGGAAGTCCGCGGCGCGCGTGCCGGACGGGTAGAACGGCCCCACCCAGGCGTCGTAGTTCCACCCCTGCGTGCCGATGCGGATCACGGCCGGGCTGTCCGGTGCGTTCATGGGCGCAATTCGCACCCCGGGTCGACGGGTGTCAAGGCAGGGTTCGCCGACGCGGCCCTCGACTTGCCGCAGGTGTGGTCGACACGACTTCAACACCCGGAGGAGCGCATGAGCGATCCGACCTTCCGCGGCCCCGACGAGCGTGACGCGGAGCGGCCGAGGACGAACGACGAGCGGGACGCGGCCGCGGGGACGGCGGCAGGAACGGCGACGGGCGCCGCGGCGGGGGCCGTGGCGGGCGTCGCGGCCGGGCTCGGGACCATCGCGGCCGGACCGCTCGGCGCGATCTTCGGCGCGTTCGCGGGCGCGGCGATCGGCGCCGCGGGCGGCGTGGGCACCGAGGAATCGATCTACACGTCCGAGCACGAGGACCACTACCGCGCGCTGTGGGAGGCGACGCCGGGGCGCGCCGCCGATGCGTCGTTCGACACGGCGCGGCCGGCGTACCAGCTCGGTCATGTCGCCGCGTCGCGGCCCGAGTACGCGGGGCGCGACTTCCACGACGTCGAGGGCGATCTCCGGCGCATCTGGGAGCGCGATTTCGCCGCGCGCCACGGGAGCTGGGAGGCGGCGCGCCACTACGTGTGCGACGGCTACGGCCACGCGCGCGGCGAAGGGTTCGGCGTCCGCCGCGACACGAGCGTGATCGGCACCGGCGGCAGCGCGGTCGATCCGGTGGAGCTGGCGCGCGCGCGTGCCGGGCTCGCGAGCCGCGCCGACACGCCCGAGGGCGACGAGCCGCTGTTCCCGACCGACCTCGGCGCGACGACGGGTACCGCGGCCGACGCACCCACGGCCGGGCGGCTCGGCGAGCGCGACGAGGTCCCGGCGAACCGGACGCACCCGGAGAGAACGGATTTCATCTAGGAGGAGCTCGAATGGACGACCTGAATCGCACGAACGCGCCGGACACCAACGCGGCCCCGCCCCCGGTGCCGCGCGAGACGCTCCGCGACGAGGCGCAGCGCGCCGAGGCGCGACGCACGGACGACCTGCGCGTCGACGACCGCCGAGAGGACGACGCCGCGGACGAGATCGGGGAGGCGGTGGGTGGAATCTCTGGCGTGCTCACCGGGGCGGCGCTCGGATCGTTAGGCGGCCCGCTCGGCACGATCATCGGTGGCATCGCGGGCGCGGTGAGCGGCTGGTGGGCCGGTCGCGCGATCGCCGAGGCGGCGAGCCACGTCTCGACCGACGACGAGGACTACTACCGCACGCACTACGAGCGCTCGAGCGGCCGACTCGCCGACCGCTCGTACGAGGAGGTGCGCCCCGCGTACCAGATCGGCCATCTCGCCGGCCGCAACCCGGACTACGCGGGGCGCGGCTTCGAGGAAGTGGAGCCCGAGCTGCAGCGCGGCTGGTCGAGCGACGTGAGCACGCGGCACGGCGCGTGGGAGCAGGTACGCGACTACGCGCGGCACGGCTTCGACCGCGGCCGCCGCGGCTTCGGCACCGGCGCCGTCGCGGGCTCGGCGACGACCAGCTCGCGCGAGTTCGACCGCGTCGCGGATTCGTCGGCGGGCGGCGTGGGCTACGGCGCGTCGGCGGGTGGTCCCACGGCGCCTAACGCGAGCAGCCCATCCGGCGGGCCGGCCGTGAGCGGTGCGGCGACGGGCGGCGCGGCGCTCGGCGGGCCGGCGCACGACACCTCCGCGCTCGCCGGCGGCGCCTCGGCGCCGGACTCCACGATGCGCACGAGCTCTCCGGCGGATCTGCGCGGCGCGTCGACTGCGGACACGTGGCCCGACGGCTCCACCACGGCCGGCGCGCCTAACGAGAATCCGGCCGACCGTGCCACGCCCGCCGGCACGCCGACCGGCACGGCCGCGTTCGACCGCAAGCGCGACGTCGGCGAGCACCTGCGCGACCGCGCCGCCGACGCGTTGGGCAGCACGCGCAACGCCGCCGAGCGCCTCGGCGAGCGCGCGGCGGACGCGATCGACGACACGAAGGACCGCATCGACGGCAACCCGGCGTCGAAGCCGGGCCCGGACGCGACGGATCGGCCAGAGCGACTGACCTGATCTGCTTCGCGTCGCTCACGCGGAGGCGCGGAGCACGCGGAGAACACCAACGTGTCTTGGTCGTTCTCCGCGTGCTCCGCGCCTCCGCGTGAGATGCGCTCAGCGGTAGGTCTCGAAGAACCCCGCCCCTTCCCCGCCCACGATCTGCCCGCCGACGCGGCCGCTGATGCGCAGGCGGCCCTTCATCTGCACGAAGTACGGACGCGCGAGATGCCGCGCCGCATCGGCGTCGCCGCGCTCCACGAGACCGAGCCGCGTGTCGGTCGCCGAGGCGTGCTCCACGTCGAGCTCCACGCGGATCGTGTCGGCGCCGCGCGCATCGAGCATGATGCCGCGCGACGGGACGCGGATGGTGCGCCCCCCCACGGTCACCACGCGGTCGTCGACGTAGGCGATGTCGCGCGGCCGGAACAGCGCGCGGAAGCCGAGCGAGTCGACGACGTAGAGGAACAGCGACGAGCGGGTGCCTAACGAGTCCGGGGGCTGCACGCGGCCGTAGAGCAGCGTGAGGTCGCCCGCGCGGCCGGCGCCCCACTCCCACGTCACGCCCTGCCACGTGCCCCAGTTGTGATCGTGGTACGCCTGCACCGACGTCAGGCGCTCGCACGCGCCGGCGGCGCACAGCGTGCCGCTCGCGTCGGCGCGCAGCGCGGCCACCGCGTAGCCCGACGCGAAGTCGCCGCTCTCCAGCGTCGCGCCCGGGAAGTACGCGCGCGGCTGCGGCGTCACCACGAGGTCCACCGTCGCCCGCCCGCCGCCCCGCTCCGCCGGTGCCTCGGCGTGCACGGCGTAGCGGCCGTCGGGGAGCACGCGCACGGAGCTCGCGCCGATCGTGAGATCCGCGTCGGTCGTCGAGAAGCGCACGGCGTCGGGCCCGGCGATCGCGCTGTAGCGCCGGCCGCCGTCGGTCTCGCCCTGGGCGTGCGTCGTGACGAGCACCTGACCGCCCCACAGCCCGCTCGCTCGGTGCGTGACGTCGCCCGCGACGATGAGCGACACGAACGCCCACCGCTTCCCGTCGGGGGAGAGCACGTTGAAGTAGTGCCACTCCGCCCAGCTCTCCGGGCGCGCGACGCCCGCGGGCGGCAGATGGAAGTGATCGATGTCGTGCCGCAGCTCCGCCGGCGTGGGACGGGACCAGCGGCGGTCGCCGTCGTCGTCGCGCCACGCGCCCGCGACGATGCGCGGCGCGGCTCCCACCGCCGTCGTCGCGCCTGGTACGTCGCCCGCCGCCTGCACCGGCATCTCGCGTCCGTCGGGCAGCCGCAGGTACACGAGCTTCCCCTCGATCTGCGGCGCGACGGCGCGCACGTCCGCGGCGAGCCGCGGCGCATCGAGCAATTGCAGCTGCACGAAGCGCGCGTTCGGAATCGAGAAGTAGATCCCGCCCAGGCCGCCCACCTTCAGCATCTCGAGGTCGAGCCCCTCGGGGAGCACCGTGATCTCGCCACCGCCGACGAGCCGTCGGTCGCGCGCCTGGGCGACGAGCGCCTCGCCCACCGAGAGCAGCACGATCATGACCGAGACGCCCATCGCGAAGCCGAGCAGCAGCAGCGCGGAACGCCACGGTCGCTGCAGCAGGTTGCGGAACGCGAGCAGGGGGATCATCGGGACTCGGGACTCGGGACTTGGGACTCGGGAACTGCTCCCCCACGAGTCCCGAGTCCCGAGTCCCGAGTCCCGACTCCCGACTCCCGTGTGTCGTCGACCACGACGCCGTCGCGCATGTGCACCACGCGGCGCGCCGCGTCCGCGAGCTTCTCGTCGTGCGTCACGACGACGAGCGTCGTGCCGTCGTCGTTGAGGCGATGGAACAGGTCGATGATCTCGGTGCCGGTGCGCGCGTCCAGCTCCCCCGTCGGCTCGTCGGCGAGGACGAGCGCAGGACGGTTGGCGAGGGCCCGCGCGATGGCGACGCGCTGCTGCTCGCCGCCCGACAGTTGCGCCGGCCGGTGGTCCGCGCGCTCGCCGAGACCGACGTACGCCAGCAGCTCCAGCGCGCGCGCTCGACGCTCGGTGCGCGCCACGCGCGCCTCGGCCATCGGCAGCTCCACGTTCTCCCGCGCGGTGAGCGTCGGCATGAGGTAGAAGCGCTGGAACACGAAGCCCACGCGTCGCAGACGGAACTCGGTCGCGTCACGATCGCGCAGCGCGCCGAGGTCGCGCCCGTCGACGGTGACGGTGCCGCTCGTCGGGCGGTCGACCGCACCGAGCACGTTCAGCATCGTCGACTTGCCGCACCCCGACGGACCCACCACGGCGACGTACTCGCCGGCGTCGACGTCGAGCGTGACGCCGCGCAGCGCCTCCACCGTGCGGCCGCCTAACGGGAACGCGCGCCGCACGCCGAGCATCCGGATCAGCATCGTGTCCTCGTGATCACCCCACCGCCTCCTCTCGCAGCGTCGTCGCGATCGGCAGCGATCCCGCACGCCACGCCGGATACGCCCCCGCCCCCACCCCGGCCGCCACGAGCAGCGCGAGCGACCGCCACGCCGCGTCGGCGCGGAACACGAAGAACTCGAATGCCGCCGGCAGCCCCGGGAAGTCGGCGAGGATCACGTTGAGCCATCGCGCCGTCGCGATGCCGAGCACGAGGCCCAGCACCGCGCCCGCGACGCTGAGCGCGAGCCCCTCCGCCACGATCTGCCCCACGACGTGCCCGCGGCTCACGCCGATCGCGCGCAGCACGGCGATCTCGCCGACGCGCTCGTTCACCGACACGGTGACGAGCGTGGTGACGAGCAGGAAGCCGATCGCGAGGCTGATCGCGCCGAGGATGAGCGCGAGCTGTCGGAAGTAGCTGAGTCGCCGCTCGACCGCCGCCGTCGCCGACGCCGTCGTCACGACGCTCACGCGCGGCACGCGCCGCTCGACGTCGCGCTTCACGGCGTCCACGAGCCGGTCGTCGCGCACGCGCGCCATGAACGCCGACACACGGTCCGCGCCCTCGTCGCCGCGCATCGCCTGCAGCTCCCCGATCGGCACGGCGACGAGCGGCGCCGCGGCCGACGCGAAGTAGAAGCGCGCCACGCCGCTCACCACGAGCCGCCGTCGTCCGCCGTAGGTGCGGAGCTGCGGATCGAAGCGCGCCGCGACGTCGAGCGTGTCGCCGACGCGCGCGCGGGCCGCCTCCAGGAACGCCTCGCTCGCCGCGAGACGATCGGGCGCGGTGATGTCCGCGCCCCGCAGCAGCTCGTAGTCGCCCTGCACCGCGGGATCGTCGCCGAGCGCGAACGCGGTGAGCAGCGGCGCGCCATCGGGACCTCGGCGGTCGCCCGTCGCGAGCACGTGCAGCGGCGCGCCGGCGACGGCGCTCACGCGCTCGATGCGCGGATCGGCGCGCAGCGTCGCGAGCACCTCCGACGCGCGATCGATCGTCGCCTCCGTGTCGAACGGCAGCGTCCCCTTCGGCGTGATGCGGAGCTGGAAGCCGCTCGTCAGCAGCAGCCCGCGGAACGACTCGGTCATCCCGGTCGCGAGCATCACCATGTCGAGCAGCAGCGCGGCCGACACGGCGACGCCGAGCACGGCGAGGATCGTGCGCGCGCGGTGTCGCACGAGCGTGGCCCAGGCGAGCGTCCAGGTCATGGCTGGTTGCTCGGCGTGCTCACGCGGAGACGCGGAGAACGCGGAGAAAGCCATTGAACCGCAGAGGACGCAGAGGCCGCAGAGGACAACAATTGCAGTCCTCTGCGGCCCTCTGCGTCCTCTGCGGTTCGATTGCACAGCAGAAGGGTCTCCGCGCCCTCCACGTCTGCGCCTGCGACGAGACGGTCCTCGTCATCGACCGAACAGCGACAACGGCGGCGTGCGCGCGAGTCGGCGGGCGGCGAGGAAGCCGGCCACGACGCCGAGGCCCAACGCGAGGGCGGCGGAGAGGGC
This DNA window, taken from Gemmatirosa kalamazoonensis, encodes the following:
- a CDS encoding SURF1 family protein encodes the protein MSRRMVLYLVLAFVVAAVCVRLGIWQLSRLRGRRARNAVVATRLAEPPEPLRAVPVDTGAAHYRRVRVEGRPEYGREVVLVNRTRQGSPGVNILTPVRVAGTDTLVLVNRGWVYSPNASDVDLSRWREGDTLSADGWVEIPTRLRGAAALASSPRAFRWLDGGAVARAVGAPVTPYYVVLDPPAGDPPKDRPVRLPRPALDEGPHRSYAIQWFFFAALAVVGALAFARSERRA
- a CDS encoding APC family permease, yielding MSENEPPGALRRVLGVGFGVAVGIGSMIGAGILRAPADVAARLPTPALFLGVWVVGGLYALLGGNALSELGVAVPRSGGQYVYARRAFGPYIGFVVGWNDWLSSAGSVAAVAIALSESAAALLGAGARAVPVIAVLAVAVAYAVLSRGVRVGDRAQRATSAVKAVALLALVAACVFAARPHAAPAPNAHAGAAAFVLALQGVIYAYDGWTGPIYFSGELRDPGREVPRAVFGGVLSGMALYLAVNAAFLVVLSIDAMSRSTLVAADVARAIAGARGASLVHWLVLLALPSAVVANLLLASRVAYAMGRDGAAPRRLGDVSAAGVPGVGLAVSGVVAALFAATGAFERVIAVCAFLFVASYVVSFAAVFVLRRREPALPRAYRAWGHPWTTGLAVVASSVFLAGVVAADPRGAAVSVASVAVTLPLYALLRRARPVAG
- a CDS encoding DUF72 domain-containing protein, translating into MNAPDSPAVIRIGTQGWNYDAWVGPFYPSGTRAADFLATYARAFDTVEVDSTFYAVPAVKTVRGWADRVPPHFRFALKMPQEITHEARLRGPALETMRHFFDRARELEDKLGAVLVQLSPDFLPNELPALAHFLPELPSDVPVAIEFRHRGWVTDGVLALLAEHGVALALTDARWIPRRQMIALAERPTADFAYLRWMGPNRDIVDYSRIQVDRTRELELWAQALRALAPRVRTAYGFVNNHFAGHSPASGRDLQRLLGQTPVMPDQLGEQFSLF
- a CDS encoding ABC transporter permease, whose translation is MIPLLAFRNLLQRPWRSALLLLGFAMGVSVMIVLLSVGEALVAQARDRRLVGGGEITVLPEGLDLEMLKVGGLGGIYFSIPNARFVQLQLLDAPRLAADVRAVAPQIEGKLVYLRLPDGREMPVQAAGDVPGATTAVGAAPRIVAGAWRDDDGDRRWSRPTPAELRHDIDHFHLPPAGVARPESWAEWHYFNVLSPDGKRWAFVSLIVAGDVTHRASGLWGGQVLVTTHAQGETDGGRRYSAIAGPDAVRFSTTDADLTIGASSVRVLPDGRYAVHAEAPAERGGGRATVDLVVTPQPRAYFPGATLESGDFASGYAVAALRADASGTLCAAGACERLTSVQAYHDHNWGTWQGVTWEWGAGRAGDLTLLYGRVQPPDSLGTRSSLFLYVVDSLGFRALFRPRDIAYVDDRVVTVGGRTIRVPSRGIMLDARGADTIRVELDVEHASATDTRLGLVERGDADAARHLARPYFVQMKGRLRISGRVGGQIVGGEGAGFFETYR
- a CDS encoding ABC transporter ATP-binding protein, with product MLIRMLGVRRAFPLGGRTVEALRGVTLDVDAGEYVAVVGPSGCGKSTMLNVLGAVDRPTSGTVTVDGRDLGALRDRDATEFRLRRVGFVFQRFYLMPTLTARENVELPMAEARVARTERRARALELLAYVGLGERADHRPAQLSGGEQQRVAIARALANRPALVLADEPTGELDARTGTEIIDLFHRLNDDGTTLVVVTHDEKLADAARRVVHMRDGVVVDDTRESGVGTRDSGLGTRGGAVPESQVPSPESR
- a CDS encoding ABC transporter permease — its product is MTWTLAWATLVRHRARTILAVLGVAVSAALLLDMVMLATGMTESFRGLLLTSGFQLRITPKGTLPFDTEATIDRASEVLATLRADPRIERVSAVAGAPLHVLATGDRRGPDGAPLLTAFALGDDPAVQGDYELLRGADITAPDRLAASEAFLEAARARVGDTLDVAARFDPQLRTYGGRRRLVVSGVARFYFASAAAPLVAVPIGELQAMRGDEGADRVSAFMARVRDDRLVDAVKRDVERRVPRVSVVTTASATAAVERRLSYFRQLALILGAISLAIGFLLVTTLVTVSVNERVGEIAVLRAIGVSRGHVVGQIVAEGLALSVAGAVLGLVLGIATARWLNVILADFPGLPAAFEFFVFRADAAWRSLALLVAAGVGAGAYPAWRAGSLPIATTLREEAVG